The Periplaneta americana isolate PAMFEO1 chromosome 1, P.americana_PAMFEO1_priV1, whole genome shotgun sequence DNA segment ATTCCGGTCATAAGCAGACATACAGCCACTTTACACTGAATGTGTTTCCAAAGTGTTCGAAGGTTCAGTATGTCCGCATCATTCTCCttacacaaaataatgcgtcgccagATTCATATACGCAAGACATAGCgtgagtgtacactagcgtgaaactttcgtaatgtcaccatagttatgttggtatgactgaggAGAGCGCTCTAACACTTGGAGGTGTGTAAGCGGAGTACGAGAAACTAAGCGCTACTTTAGCCGATACTTTTTCCAATATCATTTTTTAATTGTCATGTATAATTTAAGTTGTAACTTCAAATCTTTAAAAATCGAGATTAGGCTATTTTGAATGACGTTAAAACCACGTGTTAAAGGTAGAAATCTAAAATCTGGATAACGACTTGAGCCGTTGTTTTTCTATTCTAATAAAATGAGACAGCTTTCATACAGTGATAATgcgggaaaaataaaaaaaaattgttgtttaacAGATGGCTCTGTATGAGAACTATTTCTTCCACTCTCTCTCTATTTTGccgaatttcatattattctattaTGGAATTTTAAATTAACTTATCGCTAGAATAGATTGTCGCTTAAACGCTAGCTTCATTGCGAATCAGCAGTCTAAATTAAGAAATTCCTTGAAGTAATACGGATTAAATCTAGCGGTAAATGACGTCATAGCGGGGGAATTAGAGATGTGAAGTGTGATTGGTTCATGGTCAGAGGCGAAGGAAACATAAACTCAGTAGCTTATAGATTTAGTCGCAAAATAAAACTaacaaagaaattaaaactgACTTAGAAAACTGAACGTGAAGAAAAAATTTACTCAAGCATATCATAGCTAACATTAGAAAACCAAATCTAATTTTAAATAAGCATCACATACGAAAACTGAAACTAGTTTGAGGAAACCTAACTTAAAATATCATGTAAACTGAAACTAGCCTAAGAAACTATTAACTAGTAGCCTACTATTTTTGTAactaatagtagtaggcctatttgcttACAAAATTCCCAACTaataaatacgaggcgcatccagaaagtaagtttccctatttaaaaaaaaaagaacacacactttcaggaaaacatttattggcaacaggtacagcaatgtttcagctatttttcaacagacAGAATtttcagaattgagacacttgtcgtatcgtgggatcaacttttgtatccctctgtcgtagaactctgccgcctgtgaatggaaccagcgtgtgacagacgtcttcagctcttcgtcgttgccaaaacgctcaccggaggacaggaatttcttgagagagagagagagaggggggaggagaggggggagggagagagagagaggtaggttcggcccatagacctgatagagctgccgatgaatttcaattggcgcaatgctttgtgcattaaagaactttgtcaccgaccgaacctcgcaggcggcgggagaaggaataaaagcttccatttcggaccactgctgccacgctactggcaccaggcgggacctgtccggctggcatatgattgatacgtcatagacctgttacgcatgcgcaattgacacggctaattacgtttgctttcaagggggaaaaaaatcgggaaacttactttctggatgcgcctcgtaattacagttccttaattttttttggatatgtgaatcatatgcagaaactaagagtaaggcagaaaagaagaaagattggagaatgctgagtttgcagtgaaagtcctgcccttgggcagaagactatgaatgaatgaaattgattGGAGCCGGTAGCCTATATATGTGTTCAATTTTGTCTTTCCTTACCTGTGTCAAATACACTGACCCTTTCTTCATCATCGAGAGGCTGTTTTATATTCCATTTGTTTACTGGAAGATTAGCATAATCATCCAAGGAACATAATTTTATCATCTCCATTTCTGAGCTTCCCGCTCTAAACCTAGGAAGAAGACAGTTTGGCAAGAATTTCAGTATAAGATTCCCTTAATCTAGACGTCTTGTCTAAATATTTTGCAATGTAATGAGAAATTGGTCctttaaatacagggtgatccatatttatatccaacttttcatccatttattacacataaattacattacacGAGAGGACCAAATAAGAATGAAACGTTAGTACAGTCATTAGAATTACTTAAAATTCAACGTAAGCACCAGCATTTGCCGTACATTTTCTTAGAATTACCGCTTCTAAAGTAATCACACCCCGAAGTTTCCTGGCGTACACCTTTTCTGTAAGGCATACCCACGGAAAAAAAGATCCCACATCATAGTCCTCACATGACAGAGCCATTTCATTTCCTTCGATAACCGCAGCAGCGACCCATAGATTCCCGttgacggtcagcgcgtctggccgcgaaaccaagtggcccgggttcgaaccccggtcggggcaagttacctggttgaggtttttcccggggttttccctcaacccaatatgagcaaatgctgggtaactttcggtgctggaccccggactcatttcaccggcattatcaccttcatttcattcagacgctaaataacctagatgttgatacagcgtcgtaaaataacccaataaaaaattccCATTGGTACTGACGAATGGACTTCGTAGGACTTCTCTAGAAGGACTCAGAAGCGGCAGCTTTGGCATTCTCTGTGATAACTGTTGTTGATCGCCAAGCACCCTTTCTCTGATTAACAGAACCAGTGTATCATGTTGGCGTGAAGTCTCTTATTGGTTTTGTAATTCAACGTTTCATTTCTTCCCTTCACCATCCTCCACCATCTCTGCACtacttggaaatgattttaattgtacaaatgcagttctgagatttttatcgaatacaggtttggataaggtgatttagttctttattgacccgttttacttatcctccggatcctttacatccggaggttacatttgttgttttatatttgattttacattgttgacatttcggactttatacatccgaatattttataaaattttatggttttaaagtATGATTcacaatttatctctggtggccttagtattattgttttatttgttcgttttgaataccacctagtgtggcagaattgctcacttttatgattctgtagaaatcaccttatgtacaCTGCATTTGTGTGTCTGGTTTATCGTGATAACGCTTTTTagtcttttagcactctgattattacattatttatgtctttgttatattaagacttttagataagggcgcaaatagccatagtagctgacgcgcccttcttaaaccctactactactactactactactactactactactactactactactactactactactactactactactactactactattactactactactctctGCACTAGAATTTGGGACTGTCACACCTTCATTTGAGCAGGACTTCGGTACAATTATACACAGAGAGTCTTGTCGCCATGGTTACTCTTATTTCTTTATACATAACATTTTCCAGTAAATTTTCTGATTAAATGCACTTGTTTTGGAccgcaagaataaaataaaactagtggcttgtgcagcaaatgctgcaaactaagttcattagacgttcaaataaacatttttcagatttattttcaatgaagacattctgaaagttatttgcttccataataatgaaacatactccctctgaatgtttctttttatgccgaatactttttcttgaacctatacaccttcagttttttagttcgaacgcgaaaacgcaagtaacaatgtcaggacgatcagtcagtttttcatgtgggagtaaatcAATAGCTATTCAGGTTATTGCGGATTGTAcgtgaaagtgaaaaaaaaagtgtcaagtttgctatgctttcgaacaatagacttggcatcttggtatagctgctgcatgtttcgtaaactaccttgaaatgtagagggtaaaatcattttatcctgctaagagatcttgctgaaatgatcgggagactacaaaattttgtaagccttttatttatcagtaagtaatacctttgaactttccttaggaactcctaatttttgcgctttctcgagccaatactgaagagaatcacgcatataaatatctacaccacaccgccattaaatatacgaaaaagacccaaccccacttgattaataactataaactatttgatttttaagaacaatattactatcttacgtaagttatatagttttcagtaacatacactgtatatactatatagccgccactcagtaaatgatagaaatcaagatctaatttaagatattctttacgtctacttatataaccccaaaacgtttcatttttatatcaccaatatagcattaatatgtataattaatgaaaagtagtcacatcatggtattaactataataatatttcatttctaatggtaataatgtcatcaaaccacttcaagttttgtaggttttaatatccaatacacagctgtactcagaaaattacacaccacagaatcagaactgtaaattatttttactaagtcttgaagtttttaataaccaatttaatttgagccctaaatatgtcagcattcttgcagatcatgaccttcgtgtaatattgtttactgtagtgtgtgttttgttttattctgaaatgcaattagttagtgacgacagatggattttagaaaataggaaaattattttgaaaaattggcatttcactgaaaactgctatttttctgaaaaactttgggttacaaggttgaaaatgaggggtcatttaatAAAATCCGTTCAggcgttttcccataatttccattaccagttcaaatataTAGAGATTAAAGCTTCATTTGTGCTTCAAATAATATGGAACATTATACATTTTAGCGGTGGAATGGGTCACTTAACCTCAATACTTACGCTACTACAGTGCAATAAAAAGTTGGATATACATATGAGTCGCTCTGTATACTCAAACGCATGCTGTAAAGCGCTATTTATTTACGAAATTGAGTAGTTATTTACGAAAAAGTTACTTTGCTCATTTACAATGACTTGATAGCATTTATCGTTTTAAAGACAAAACATattagggtaaaggtttgtaaattgggatatgagtaatattgtgacagatcttttgagaatgtattacaattttactgagcgagaggaagatcggttttatgcgtcaacgtattaagggaatgttcgtggataagtttctacacaaaaccggtccttctctcgctcagaaaaattgtaataaattctcaaaaataactatcacaatattactcgtatctcaatactaccaacctttactctattttatttatctttaagaTTCGTtacaattttgaataaaatagtaGCCTTTTGTGAACTTATGTGTTGTAACAATTTGAGCAGAATGCAATAAGACCAACCTTTCTTACATTCATAGTAAAGGTACTAAAATACCATTGTCGAATCAGCCATGTGCAGTAAACATTTTCAAGTAACGCGCTGTGAACTACCGAAGTAAGTGCTGCTGTGAGAGCTCTGTGTCgtactttatatttttttgtacctTTCTTTTATGACAGAGACCGTACAGATAGATTAGTTACGCCAAGTGTATAGAGAAAAAGCTGTAAATAGAGCAAGTAGTTTTACCTGTAGCAGTATGGAAATATCGGTCATTTTTAGCGCATAACCAAAACCATCTGAAGTAAAATCTCTACGTATGAGAAATTTATTCCTGAAGTTTTGCCACGCATTTCTGttacaccatataggcctatatatatatatatatatatatatatatttaaatgagtctatagtataaaattatatatatatatatatatatatatatatatatatatatatatatatatatatatatatatacagggacatattttatttttacttcaatttttattgtacctgagtttttgaatgtacttcactcccaccccttctactaatgaagttgaaccgtcctccacacagatccaagaccgtatatacagtcatagtagccttagggtcatagtaaacattacgttccaaaaatatgttcgcgttttccagtgacgaaagagctttcaatattgaatcattttcgcacaggtactgtcgtccttttgcctacgtcgcatcccggtttcccccacctgcttctattcgcctctctgcaaaggctagtggctgggctgtcttaactcttttctgagaacattaatttctgttaggaattggacgtctacgtaatattatacccatacaattgtttaaaataacttaaataaaagggcctcgttaagtaattaactgtcacgtgatttcgtccctttctacgaccctgcgacataaccacttggacggacagtagatagcatgtctgagtaattttgttttcggatcgggcagaagtgaagactgaatttacagtacgtaagatactcttttatagagtaggtgcagaattatttcaacatgagttactgatacgaagtaataataataataataataataataataataataataataataataataataataataataatgatttactttagctggcagagttaaggccgtaaggccttctcttccactcgaacctggtaattggaattacgtacaatagcctatagtgcgataatatgcacattagaactgaagcctgtatcgaaatgaacggccactattttcaaaaatgtgtttaaatatccatattacgattattttccaatttaacttcattctctatattgtacgctaatgtgttgtagatagtttaatatacactgcataatgaatacgtccgcatagaCAGCTCAGttgtaaaaacactcattgttaatactgtactgtattttgattaaacaaaaacctaatgaaaattatcaaaatcaaaagcttgatatttcctagtttacgtaaatggatgaactacttgtcttccctcgtatacctagtaaagtgatttttttgtacattacgtcagtatcatcgaactccagtcgtggaagggactagcaaacggtgtttccggttcttaatcgttgatccaaaggtatagccaggttaatattagcaaaaataaaatgatgtccctgtatatatatttaagtgagtctatagtataaaattatatatattacctGGGGATGAAGCAAATTTTACCAGATCTGAATATGTCTTCCAAGATTTCTCCAGTTTGAATTTCTTTATCAAAACTTAGATAAATAGACACTGATTTTGCTTGCAGGTATTTAGGGTGATTTAGAACCTGTgaattaaaaggaaaaaatggTTATTGAAACTAAGGTATCCTGCCACACACAACTTTGACGTCTGATTTGTGTTATTTCAGGATCAAATGAAACTgagatgaaataaatattaattttttagtcctacagaatatatctgttatggtaacaattgttattagagagccaaaaaaattaatctttacgtagattcttcgagcaacagtgcatattactatggaatcccggccaccaagtcactcaactgagtgcgccccttgtataatgacaatttaaatgtatacaatatGTATTATGTGCATCTACTTAAACAGTATAAATTGTGACAGGTTACTTTTCGGCATTTTTGTGTGCAAATCAGAAAACAAAATCTTATTTTGGATGCACAGTACatgatttgttaattttattttttgaataataataataataataataataataataataataataataataataataataataataataatagtcataataataataataataataataataataataataataataataataataataataataataatccatgacgCGACAGCCCTGAAGGGCTATggtcgaccagccgactgctggcctcacgtctacaagactcagaggtgaacgatcatccaaccagaatgggggATCATGTGACCAGCATAGTGATGCTCCCCCACCCGTTATTCTGTTTTCgtaccggatttcgctacctccCGTacctcctcaaattcatcacgatgctgggtggacaccggtcccatacactcgaATACTCCAAGGAACTATATTGTAAAAATGAATCATTTGTGATTTGTTAAAAAGAAAGtgaatccatggcgctacagccctgaagggccaagaccgaccatccggctgctggcctcacgttcacatgccggagcagaggtggacgatcatccaaacagaatggaggtatcgtgtggttagcacgatgattcccccagctcttatagctggtttgcgaaaccggatttcgctatctatcgtactccccaagtgcatcacgatgctgggtgggcaccggtcccatacactggccaaaatttcatgagaaaatttcttcccccatgaggactcgaactagcgcgcattccgtaacgcgagtcctaggcaggatgtcacaatgaaaattaaacataacgtaagcgttaacttaagaatgtgaaggttacggtaaaatcaagaagtcataccatcattcacgatgggaacataaacataatagcaaacatacttggtaaccatggaaacataacaacgacgccatttcctcatattctgtcgtatacttcagcgctccacgattgtgttctgtttgaaaatcacgtaagcataagcatgaaagtttggagtttgcaaactttcatgttaacgtcttacggtaatgttaatgccAGTGTTTAtgcgaatcattgtgaatgatcccatttagtagcctgggcgcaaacttctatgtttatgttacggttatgtttaattttcattgtgaatgggcctttagaccGCGACTCCATGGCGGGGGACATTTTGTGATTTGTTAGGAACGTAAATTGTTGCGAAACTCGTATGACGTACATGATAAATTATGTAATCTACATGACACTGATTTTTTTTCACAGGAATCATAGCACTTAGCCATAATGTTTACTCTGATAACAATAACTTAGTTTTAATAATGCACACTTGTTCGATTTTACATACTGTATGGCGTGTATGTTCTGTTTAAATTGTAAGAGTGTACAGTACAGCAACATGATGCGGAAATCTACACAATGCGATTATATTTCCTGTGACCTTGACTTAGTATTCGTGCACCTGGCTGCCTCTTACCTCTTGTTTGAGAATGCTGGACTGCCTCTGAACTTCATCGTGCGACAAAGCATTTATGGCAGAGTTTAATTCCTTCCTCAGAGACCTTTTGCGTGTTTTAGTGTCCATTCCGTTCGTTGTTGAATGCCTGCAGTCAGCTGTGTTCGCTTTTTGTTTATCGCAGAGCTTGAGACACTGTAGTAAGTAGATGGAATTCCAGTAGAAACGGGTCGCAACGCAGCTTGATCAAAATATGAACGTCCGCATGTACTCTGACCCGTCGCGTGTTTGTTACACAATGACTTTCAGCCTTGTTGCTCAAAGCGATAGGAAAACATTGCGTCGAGTTATAGTGGACGTTTGAACTAGCATTGTGTTtcgttattcatttaattaaaaacaagtttataactttcttggggagagcatgttgataatgttacgggtaaagcatggagggcacttcactttattatgagaatcttgaaaaaggctagccccaaatcgagggaaatagcatatctaacgttagtgcgaccgttaatagAATACGGAACTACATATTGGGATCTctgtagaatatatcagataaattccttagcaagaatccagtatagggcagctaaatttgttaaaggtaaaagagaagatggaaacgatacgataaaagaactgaaatgggaaactttgaaaaacagacgtaggaaaactagaataatatcattgtatagagcacatctaggtcagaaagcatgggtagacataacggctcagtTAGAAAagtcaacgtactatggtaggaacgatcatgattttaaaatcaaatgtaggaaacagaaaacggatgtaggtaaattctcatttttaaatagaactataaatgattggaatgacctacctgcagcggtctttgagggctgtccttccttaaggagattcaagaataacttaaaaagttgtgtataaagtgaaaattaaaattaaggtgacatttaatatttaattttttaaggtgacatgtatttatttagtctgacgagttacttcctcggtttgaattgtaaattatttaaaaatagcgtgtaagagggccttagactagaaatttttaatttaaatgtagtactgtttataagtatgcataagggtgtaattatttgacttatttgaactgttgtatcagtgaagcgaggtgaatcagtgaagttatggttttacagtgcagtgaacagttccgatcagtgataatttatatcgtcaatgaaatgtgttctatagtgtcagtgaaatgtgtcctaaagtgtcagtgaaatgcgtcatagtgtcactacagtgagtgagatgagagtaaagtgaaagactattgaaacttatgtagggcctatacataaattatgtaggttgcattgtaaaattaggtattttatttatgttttattattattgtgttaaattgtattgtgtattcatattgtattgtgtataacattgtattgtgtattgtaaattttattgcgtattgtttatcattttattgtgtattgtttatattgtgtataccactgccaccgggtgcttgcccacttgcagtgtaaatagatacatacatacatacaaaacagCGAAGAGATATTTATAATAtggtaatattaatgttaatgataaatagataataaagttCTAGGGGTCTAGGGTTACAAAATGGTAATGAGTGATAAACAGGACAAATTGGCTCAAAATTCAGGACAAAAGAACACAAACAAATATTGTACTGTCGGTGACACAGATCATCTGCCCTCAACcttggagaagttaggggtgTTCTTTAGAGAGGTGTGAGGCTAACTTTGGAGCAAGCGGCTGGTTAacggtacttttggtgtgaatacactctgcttaatcccctttgtattttcttcaaaaaaacatttctctccatTTATACGTAAAGATGGAGGTGAACGTTTGCTTTCTGTAGTTAATAGAATTGCtgaagtaaatatatatttaacgctaagacgtagcaatataactttcGTGTAAGCGTATCTGTATATAACAACTAAATTTATTAACTTAACTTAAGTGTAGCTAATCATGCCTAATCATTCTAAGAAAAAGAAAGCAATTCATTCCCAAGCACGTAAAATAATAGCaaaagtaatacagggacatcattttatttttactaacattttaaatattaatctggctatacctttctattaacgattgaaacaggaaacaccgtttgctaccccttccacgactggagttcgatgatactggcgtaaaatataaatcactttattaggtataggagggaagaaaagtagttcatccatttatgtaaactaggaaatatcgcaattttgagtttgataattttcattaggtttttgtttaatcaaaatacagtactgtattaacactcacgaattgagctatccattcggacgtattaattatgcaatgtatattgtactgttacagcatattagcttagagaatgaagttaaattgaaaaataatcataatatggatatttaaacacatttttgaaaatggtggccgttcatttcgatacaggcttcagttcttttgtgcatattatcacactatagaatattgtacctaattccaattaccagtttcgtccttcgtacgagtaactcatgttgaagtaattctgtatctactttataaaagagtaccttaagtactgtaaattcaatcttcacttctgcccgatccgaaaagacaaaattactcagacatgctatctactgtccgttcaagtggttttg contains these protein-coding regions:
- the LOC138692549 gene encoding 5-formyltetrahydrofolate cyclo-ligase-like — encoded protein: MDTKTRKRSLRKELNSAINALSHDEVQRQSSILKQEVLNHPKYLQAKSVSIYLSFDKEIQTGEILEDIFRSGKICFIPRFRAGSSEMEMIKLCSLDDYANLPVNKWNIKQPLDDEERVSVFDTGSLDLVLTPGLGFTKDGKRLGRGKGYYDGFLAKCSRELKKRPFTLGLAFKEQIVPDIPTTDTDIHIDEVLYADG